In the Quercus lobata isolate SW786 chromosome 5, ValleyOak3.0 Primary Assembly, whole genome shotgun sequence genome, one interval contains:
- the LOC115989437 gene encoding uncharacterized protein At5g08430-like isoform X1, protein MMTRRCSRRLSINKENEKDGGSKMVMMRYERRRKRIKEESEKEKEKGSSEMMMYERRRKRIKEESDNAEEIDKENVAEDWCFVCKDGGKLIICELGDCLKVYHPGCVGKKVSFLEGRESWTCNWHYCSICHKSPKFQCFCCPYAICECCMNAAEFAPTRGKKGFCSECLKLVLFAEENVEYDSDGGKIDFNNRDTYEGLFKEYWDIVKDEEGLTLDDVSNTKAKMKNSENEHELIRSVCDLDEMEQYRPLCKRRKSKAQVFMGWGSKPLIEFLQSLGQDITKQLTQFDVDRLIFEYIQENKLLDPLKKKKVLCDERLHSLFGKKSVSKNRIYNLLDVHFAENLVQSEEDEIEHEDKTNSRVKNENFRLPSKKKTILSSDKSPSEEVERIFQQTGYASIITENIKLLYLRRSLVEVLLKDRNSFSGKIVGSLVKVKNDPMDYLQKNSHQLAQVVGVKETSSAGKINSEILLQASSVPMDIRISLLSDSDFTKEELEDLQQKVKNGVHKKLTVVELEQKARSLRADIMKHWIERELVQLQNRIDYSNEKGLRKELSQYLDQRALLQKPSEQERLINQVPEVVAEFVELEVASGNSESDKQLSSCSPQSIVHDPKTPST, encoded by the exons atgatgacgaGGAGGTGCTCGAGAAGGCTAAGCATTAAcaaagagaatgagaaagatGGTGGGTCAAAGATGGTGATGATGAGGTAcgagagaagaaggaaaaggatCAAGGAAGAGAGtgagaaggagaaagagaaagggtCGTCTGAGATGATGATGTAcgagagaagaaggaaaaggatTAAGGAAGAGAGTGACAATGCCGAGGAGATTGATAAAGAGAATGTTGCAGAAGATTGGTGTTTCGTTTGCAAAGATGGTGGAAAGCTAATTATCTGCGAGCTCGg GGATTGTCTAAAAGTTTATCATCCTGGATGTGTGGGAAAGAAAGTTTCATTTTTGGAGGGCAGAGAAAGCTGGACTTGCA ATTGGCACTATTGCTCAATATGCCATAAATCTCCAAAGTTTCAGTGCTTTTGCTGTCCTTATGCCATATGTGAGTGCTGCATGAATGCTGCTGAGTTTGCACCAACTCGTGGGAAGAAGGGATTCTGCAGTGAGTGTTTGAAGCTTGTTCTATTTGCAGAAGAAAACGTGGAGTATGATTCTGATGGG GGCAAGATAGACTTTAATAACAGAGATACCTATGAGGGGCTGTTCAAGGAATATTGGGATATTGTAAAGGATGAAGAAGGCCTGACTTTGGATGATGTCAGTAATACAAAAGCCAAGATGAAGAACAGTGAAAATGAACATGAACTGATAAGATCTGTGTGTGATTTGGATGAAATGGAACAATATAGGCCTTTATGCAAGCGGAGGAAGTCCAAGGCGCAAGTGTTCATGGGATGGGGATCAAAACCTCTCATTGAATTTCTCCAATCCCTGGGTCAAGATATAACCAAACAGTTAACACAATTCGATGTTGATCGTCTCATTTTTGAATACATTCAAGAAAACAAACTTCTAGACccattaaagaagaagaaggtccTTTGTGATGAAAGGTTGCATTCTCTTTTTGGAAAGAAATCGGTTTCTAAGAACCGTATATATAATCTTTTGGATGTACATTTTGCTGAGAACTTGGTGCAGTCAGAGGAGGATGAAATTGAGCATGAAGATAAAACCAATTCCAGagtcaaaaatgaaaatttcaggCTACCGTCTAAGAAGAAGACAATATTGAGCTCAGATAAATCTCCGTCAGAGGAAgttgaaagaattttccaacAAACAGGCTATGCCTCCATAATTACTGAAAACATAAAGCTTCTATACTTACGGAGGAGCTTAGTGGAGGTGTTATTGAAGGACCGCAATAGCTTTAGTGGAAAAATAGTGGGGAGTCTTGTGAAAGTTAAAAATGACCCCATGGATTATTTGCAGAAAAATTCTCACCAGCTTGCCCAAGTTGTAG GCGTGAAAGAAACCTCATCAGCTGGTAAAATCAATAGTGAAATTCTCCTGCAAGCTTCCAGTGTACCAATGGACATTCGCATTTCCCTGCTGTCTGATTCTGACTTCACCAAG GAGGAATTGGAGGATTTGcagcaaaaagtaaaaaacgGCGTGCACAAAAAACTGACTGTT GTGGAGCTAGAACAGAAGGCCAGAAGTCTGCGTGCGGATATAATGAAGCAT TGGATTGAGAGAGAGCTGGTTCAATTACAAAACCGCATTGATTATTCAAATGAGAAGGGCCTGCGAAAAGA ATTATCTCAATATCTAGATCAAAGAGCATTGCTCCAAAAGCCTTCTGAGCAGGAACGATTGATAAATCAGGTGCCAGAGGTTGTTGCAGAGTTTGTAGAGCTCGAAGTTGCTTCTGGAAACTCAGAATCTGATAAACAACTCAGTTCATGCTCACCACAATCGATTGTGCATGATCCCAAAACTCCCAGTacttga
- the LOC115989437 gene encoding zinc finger CCCH domain-containing protein 44-like isoform X2 — MMTRRCSRRLSINKENEKDGGSKMVMMRYERRRKRIKEESEKEKEKGSSEMMMYERRRKRIKEESDNAEEIDKENVAEDWCFVCKDGGKLIICELGDCLKVYHPGCVGKKVSFLEGRESWTCNWHYCSICHKSPKFQCFCCPYAICECCMNAAEFAPTRGKKGFCSECLKLVLFAEENVEYDSDGGKIDFNNRDTYEGLFKEYWDIVKDEEGLTLDDVSNTKAKMKNSENEHELIRSVCDLDEMEQYRPLCKRRKSKAQVFMGWGSKPLIEFLQSLGQDITKQLTQFDVDRLIFEYIQENKLLDPLKKKKVLCDERLHSLFGKKSVSKNRIYNLLDVHFAENLVQSEEDEIEHEDKTNSRVKNENFRLPSKKKTILSSDKSPSEEVERIFQQTGYASIITENIKLLYLRRSLVEVLLKDRNSFSGKIVGSLVKVKNDPMDYLQKNSHQLAQVVGVKETSSAGKINSEILLQASSVPMDIRISLLSDSDFTKEELEDLQQKVKNGVHKKLTVVCSLIHKQLSLIYVVFSLCTS; from the exons atgatgacgaGGAGGTGCTCGAGAAGGCTAAGCATTAAcaaagagaatgagaaagatGGTGGGTCAAAGATGGTGATGATGAGGTAcgagagaagaaggaaaaggatCAAGGAAGAGAGtgagaaggagaaagagaaagggtCGTCTGAGATGATGATGTAcgagagaagaaggaaaaggatTAAGGAAGAGAGTGACAATGCCGAGGAGATTGATAAAGAGAATGTTGCAGAAGATTGGTGTTTCGTTTGCAAAGATGGTGGAAAGCTAATTATCTGCGAGCTCGg GGATTGTCTAAAAGTTTATCATCCTGGATGTGTGGGAAAGAAAGTTTCATTTTTGGAGGGCAGAGAAAGCTGGACTTGCA ATTGGCACTATTGCTCAATATGCCATAAATCTCCAAAGTTTCAGTGCTTTTGCTGTCCTTATGCCATATGTGAGTGCTGCATGAATGCTGCTGAGTTTGCACCAACTCGTGGGAAGAAGGGATTCTGCAGTGAGTGTTTGAAGCTTGTTCTATTTGCAGAAGAAAACGTGGAGTATGATTCTGATGGG GGCAAGATAGACTTTAATAACAGAGATACCTATGAGGGGCTGTTCAAGGAATATTGGGATATTGTAAAGGATGAAGAAGGCCTGACTTTGGATGATGTCAGTAATACAAAAGCCAAGATGAAGAACAGTGAAAATGAACATGAACTGATAAGATCTGTGTGTGATTTGGATGAAATGGAACAATATAGGCCTTTATGCAAGCGGAGGAAGTCCAAGGCGCAAGTGTTCATGGGATGGGGATCAAAACCTCTCATTGAATTTCTCCAATCCCTGGGTCAAGATATAACCAAACAGTTAACACAATTCGATGTTGATCGTCTCATTTTTGAATACATTCAAGAAAACAAACTTCTAGACccattaaagaagaagaaggtccTTTGTGATGAAAGGTTGCATTCTCTTTTTGGAAAGAAATCGGTTTCTAAGAACCGTATATATAATCTTTTGGATGTACATTTTGCTGAGAACTTGGTGCAGTCAGAGGAGGATGAAATTGAGCATGAAGATAAAACCAATTCCAGagtcaaaaatgaaaatttcaggCTACCGTCTAAGAAGAAGACAATATTGAGCTCAGATAAATCTCCGTCAGAGGAAgttgaaagaattttccaacAAACAGGCTATGCCTCCATAATTACTGAAAACATAAAGCTTCTATACTTACGGAGGAGCTTAGTGGAGGTGTTATTGAAGGACCGCAATAGCTTTAGTGGAAAAATAGTGGGGAGTCTTGTGAAAGTTAAAAATGACCCCATGGATTATTTGCAGAAAAATTCTCACCAGCTTGCCCAAGTTGTAG GCGTGAAAGAAACCTCATCAGCTGGTAAAATCAATAGTGAAATTCTCCTGCAAGCTTCCAGTGTACCAATGGACATTCGCATTTCCCTGCTGTCTGATTCTGACTTCACCAAG GAGGAATTGGAGGATTTGcagcaaaaagtaaaaaacgGCGTGCACAAAAAACTGACTGTTGTATGTTCTCTCATTCATAAGCAGTTATCTCTCATTTATGTTGTTTTTA GCTTGTGCACTTCTTGA
- the LOC115989437 gene encoding zinc finger CCCH domain-containing protein 44-like isoform X4, producing MMTRRCSRRLSINKENEKDGGSKMVMMRYERRRKRIKEESEKEKEKGSSEMMMYERRRKRIKEESDNAEEIDKENVAEDWCFVCKDGGKLIICELGDCLKVYHPGCVGKKVSFLEGRESWTCNWHYCSICHKSPKFQCFCCPYAICECCMNAAEFAPTRGKKGFCSECLKLVLFAEENVEYDSDGGKIDFNNRDTYEGLFKEYWDIVKDEEGLTLDDVSNTKAKMKNSENEHELIRSVCDLDEMEQYRPLCKRRKSKAQVFMGWGSKPLIEFLQSLGQDITKQLTQFDVDRLIFEYIQENKLLDPLKKKKVLCDERLHSLFGKKSVSKNRIYNLLDVHFAENLVQSEEDEIEHEDKTNSRVKNENFRLPSKKKTILSSDKSPSEEVERIFQQTGYASIITENIKLLYLRRSLVEVLLKDRNSFSGKIVGSLVKVKNDPMDYLQKNSHQLAQVVGVKETSSAGKINSEILLQASSVPMDIRISLLSDSDFTKEELEDLQQKVKNGVHKKLTVIMGKR from the exons atgatgacgaGGAGGTGCTCGAGAAGGCTAAGCATTAAcaaagagaatgagaaagatGGTGGGTCAAAGATGGTGATGATGAGGTAcgagagaagaaggaaaaggatCAAGGAAGAGAGtgagaaggagaaagagaaagggtCGTCTGAGATGATGATGTAcgagagaagaaggaaaaggatTAAGGAAGAGAGTGACAATGCCGAGGAGATTGATAAAGAGAATGTTGCAGAAGATTGGTGTTTCGTTTGCAAAGATGGTGGAAAGCTAATTATCTGCGAGCTCGg GGATTGTCTAAAAGTTTATCATCCTGGATGTGTGGGAAAGAAAGTTTCATTTTTGGAGGGCAGAGAAAGCTGGACTTGCA ATTGGCACTATTGCTCAATATGCCATAAATCTCCAAAGTTTCAGTGCTTTTGCTGTCCTTATGCCATATGTGAGTGCTGCATGAATGCTGCTGAGTTTGCACCAACTCGTGGGAAGAAGGGATTCTGCAGTGAGTGTTTGAAGCTTGTTCTATTTGCAGAAGAAAACGTGGAGTATGATTCTGATGGG GGCAAGATAGACTTTAATAACAGAGATACCTATGAGGGGCTGTTCAAGGAATATTGGGATATTGTAAAGGATGAAGAAGGCCTGACTTTGGATGATGTCAGTAATACAAAAGCCAAGATGAAGAACAGTGAAAATGAACATGAACTGATAAGATCTGTGTGTGATTTGGATGAAATGGAACAATATAGGCCTTTATGCAAGCGGAGGAAGTCCAAGGCGCAAGTGTTCATGGGATGGGGATCAAAACCTCTCATTGAATTTCTCCAATCCCTGGGTCAAGATATAACCAAACAGTTAACACAATTCGATGTTGATCGTCTCATTTTTGAATACATTCAAGAAAACAAACTTCTAGACccattaaagaagaagaaggtccTTTGTGATGAAAGGTTGCATTCTCTTTTTGGAAAGAAATCGGTTTCTAAGAACCGTATATATAATCTTTTGGATGTACATTTTGCTGAGAACTTGGTGCAGTCAGAGGAGGATGAAATTGAGCATGAAGATAAAACCAATTCCAGagtcaaaaatgaaaatttcaggCTACCGTCTAAGAAGAAGACAATATTGAGCTCAGATAAATCTCCGTCAGAGGAAgttgaaagaattttccaacAAACAGGCTATGCCTCCATAATTACTGAAAACATAAAGCTTCTATACTTACGGAGGAGCTTAGTGGAGGTGTTATTGAAGGACCGCAATAGCTTTAGTGGAAAAATAGTGGGGAGTCTTGTGAAAGTTAAAAATGACCCCATGGATTATTTGCAGAAAAATTCTCACCAGCTTGCCCAAGTTGTAG GCGTGAAAGAAACCTCATCAGCTGGTAAAATCAATAGTGAAATTCTCCTGCAAGCTTCCAGTGTACCAATGGACATTCGCATTTCCCTGCTGTCTGATTCTGACTTCACCAAG GAGGAATTGGAGGATTTGcagcaaaaagtaaaaaacgGCGTGCACAAAAAACTGACTGTT ATTATGGGAAAGCGGTAG
- the LOC115989437 gene encoding zinc finger CCCH domain-containing protein 44-like isoform X3, with translation MMTRRCSRRLSINKENEKDGGSKMVMMRYERRRKRIKEESEKEKEKGSSEMMMYERRRKRIKEESDNAEEIDKENVAEDWCFVCKDGGKLIICELGDCLKVYHPGCVGKKVSFLEGRESWTCNWHYCSICHKSPKFQCFCCPYAICECCMNAAEFAPTRGKKGFCSECLKLVLFAEENVEYDSDGGKIDFNNRDTYEGLFKEYWDIVKDEEGLTLDDVSNTKAKMKNSENEHELIRSVCDLDEMEQYRPLCKRRKSKAQVFMGWGSKPLIEFLQSLGQDITKQLTQFDVDRLIFEYIQENKLLDPLKKKKVLCDERLHSLFGKKSVSKNRIYNLLDVHFAENLVQSEEDEIEHEDKTNSRVKNENFRLPSKKKTILSSDKSPSEEVERIFQQTGYASIITENIKLLYLRRSLVEVLLKDRNSFSGKIVGSLVKVKNDPMDYLQKNSHQLAQVVGVKETSSAGKINSEILLQASSVPMDIRISLLSDSDFTKEELEDLQQKVKNGVHKKLTVACALLDIT, from the exons atgatgacgaGGAGGTGCTCGAGAAGGCTAAGCATTAAcaaagagaatgagaaagatGGTGGGTCAAAGATGGTGATGATGAGGTAcgagagaagaaggaaaaggatCAAGGAAGAGAGtgagaaggagaaagagaaagggtCGTCTGAGATGATGATGTAcgagagaagaaggaaaaggatTAAGGAAGAGAGTGACAATGCCGAGGAGATTGATAAAGAGAATGTTGCAGAAGATTGGTGTTTCGTTTGCAAAGATGGTGGAAAGCTAATTATCTGCGAGCTCGg GGATTGTCTAAAAGTTTATCATCCTGGATGTGTGGGAAAGAAAGTTTCATTTTTGGAGGGCAGAGAAAGCTGGACTTGCA ATTGGCACTATTGCTCAATATGCCATAAATCTCCAAAGTTTCAGTGCTTTTGCTGTCCTTATGCCATATGTGAGTGCTGCATGAATGCTGCTGAGTTTGCACCAACTCGTGGGAAGAAGGGATTCTGCAGTGAGTGTTTGAAGCTTGTTCTATTTGCAGAAGAAAACGTGGAGTATGATTCTGATGGG GGCAAGATAGACTTTAATAACAGAGATACCTATGAGGGGCTGTTCAAGGAATATTGGGATATTGTAAAGGATGAAGAAGGCCTGACTTTGGATGATGTCAGTAATACAAAAGCCAAGATGAAGAACAGTGAAAATGAACATGAACTGATAAGATCTGTGTGTGATTTGGATGAAATGGAACAATATAGGCCTTTATGCAAGCGGAGGAAGTCCAAGGCGCAAGTGTTCATGGGATGGGGATCAAAACCTCTCATTGAATTTCTCCAATCCCTGGGTCAAGATATAACCAAACAGTTAACACAATTCGATGTTGATCGTCTCATTTTTGAATACATTCAAGAAAACAAACTTCTAGACccattaaagaagaagaaggtccTTTGTGATGAAAGGTTGCATTCTCTTTTTGGAAAGAAATCGGTTTCTAAGAACCGTATATATAATCTTTTGGATGTACATTTTGCTGAGAACTTGGTGCAGTCAGAGGAGGATGAAATTGAGCATGAAGATAAAACCAATTCCAGagtcaaaaatgaaaatttcaggCTACCGTCTAAGAAGAAGACAATATTGAGCTCAGATAAATCTCCGTCAGAGGAAgttgaaagaattttccaacAAACAGGCTATGCCTCCATAATTACTGAAAACATAAAGCTTCTATACTTACGGAGGAGCTTAGTGGAGGTGTTATTGAAGGACCGCAATAGCTTTAGTGGAAAAATAGTGGGGAGTCTTGTGAAAGTTAAAAATGACCCCATGGATTATTTGCAGAAAAATTCTCACCAGCTTGCCCAAGTTGTAG GCGTGAAAGAAACCTCATCAGCTGGTAAAATCAATAGTGAAATTCTCCTGCAAGCTTCCAGTGTACCAATGGACATTCGCATTTCCCTGCTGTCTGATTCTGACTTCACCAAG GAGGAATTGGAGGATTTGcagcaaaaagtaaaaaacgGCGTGCACAAAAAACTGACTGTT GCTTGTGCACTTCTTGACATAACCTAG
- the LOC115992282 gene encoding uncharacterized protein At4g22160 encodes MAEQTGRAGPNRAVGNEENRLKYAVDAGLLSGAHPHDEDSNEPPSSDSESTESTTESTRFTGLAASFRVFSESLLRMERAQLEMAKEREASRLEAEKRRAESEAELTRMLLQTQLQIASFASSRQGPSRKRKRVEEGDSALISEREGALLFSLIQCNLLF; translated from the exons ATGGCAGAGCAGACCGGTCGAGCCGGACCCAACCGGGCCGTTGGCAACGAAGAGAACCGTCTAAAATACGCCGTTGACGCTGGACTCTTATCCGGCGCACACCCCCACGACGAAGATTCCAATGAACCCCCGAGTTCTGACTCGGAGAGCACCGAATCGACCACTGAGTCGACTCGGTTCACCGGTCTGGCAGCTAGCTTTCGAGTCTTCTCCGAGTCGCTGCTGAGGATGGAGCGAGCCCAGTTGGAGATGGCCAAGGAGCGGGAGGCCTCGCGATTGGAAGCGGAGAAGCGGCGGGCTGAGTCGGAGGCCGAGTTGACTCGGATGCTGCTCCAGACTCAACTGCAGATCGCCTCGTTTGCCTCGTCGAGGCAGGGCCCGAGTCGGAAGAGGAAGCGAGTAGAAGAAGGTGACTCGGCTTTAATTTCCGAAAG GGAAGGAGCTTTGCTGTTCAGTTTAATCCAGTGCAATTTGCTCTTTTGA
- the LOC115993007 gene encoding plant UBX domain-containing protein 4-like — translation MASRDKKSAKPSTSRAGGIRTLSDLNRPSADSDSDSDGPQEYYTGGEKSGMLVQDPNKANDVDAIFNQARQLGAVEGPVEQLGPASSSRSFAGTGRLLSGETVQAAPQQPESVVHNIVFWSNGFTVNDGPLRSLDDPENASFLESIRKSECPKELEPADRRASVHVNLIRRNEKCPEPEKRHVPFQGVGRTLGSSSTPAATEPTVASIPLNTAPTPSMGLVVDQTLPSTSVQLRLADGTRMVAHFNYYHTINDIRSFIDASRPGSARNYQLQMMEFPPKVLSDQAQTIEQAGLANSVVIQKF, via the exons ATGGCGTCACGGGACAAGAAATCGGCGAAGCCCTCAACCAGTAGAGCCGGCGGCATTCGCACCCTCTCCGATCTGAACCGACCCTCCGCCGACTCCGATAGCGACTCCGATGGCCCTCAAGAGTACTATACCGGTGGCGAGAAGag TGGAATGCTCGTCCAAGATCCTAATAAGGCCAATGATGTGGATGCAATCTTTAATCAAGCTAGGCAACTGGGAGCAGTCGAAGGGCCTGTTGAACAACTCGGTCCCGCTTCAAGTTCAAGAAGCTTTGCAGGAACTGGTAGATTACTTTCGGGGGAAACTGTTCAAGCTGCTCCTCAGCAGCCCGAGAGCGTTGTTCACAACATTGTGTTCTGGAGTAATGGTTTCACTGTGAATGATGGCCCTTTGAGGAGCTTGGATGATCCTGAAAATGCATCTTTCTTAGAG AGCATCAGAAAGTCTGAGTGCCCAAAAGAGCTTGAACCTGCAGATAGGAGGGCTTCAGTTCATGTCAATCTGATAAGGAGAAATGAGAAGTGCCCT GAACCAGAGAAGCGCCATGTTCCATTTCAGGGTGTGGGACGAACTCTAGGTAGCAGCTCCACTCCAGCAGCAACTGAGCCAACTGTTGCTTCCATTCCTCTCAACACTGCTCCAACACCTTCCATGGGCCTGGTTGTGGATCAAACATTGCCATCAACCTCTGTTCAGCTTAGATTGGCTGACGGGACTCGAATGGTTGCACACTTTAATTACTACCACACGATCAATGACATTCGCTCCTTCATTGATGCATCAAGGCCTGGAAGTGCAAGGAACTATCAACTTCAGATGATGGAATTTCCTCCAAAGGTTCTTAGTGATCAAGCTCAGACAATTGAGCAGGCAGGTCTTGCCAATTCAGTTGTTATCCAAAAATTTTAG